Proteins encoded in a region of the Carassius carassius chromosome 49, fCarCar2.1, whole genome shotgun sequence genome:
- the LOC132132873 gene encoding trace amine-associated receptor 13c-like yields MAYETEDHMTQYCFPAINSSCIKGMRSTYEYNFMFVFFSLLSAWTVFLNLLVIISISHFKKLHTPTNLLILSLAVADMLVGLIVMPIEATRLIETCWYFGDTFCRLFLTIMGLLFSASLGNLVLIAIDRFVAVCHPLLYPQKITTTKTLIIVSLCWFCSSAYNTAIVTSISHKKYACYGECTIMITSDWTVIDLFFSFLIPCTIIITLYLRIFYVAHQQVKVINSLVKCGKHVNDGFVKRKSERKAALTLGIIVTIYLVCWIPFFILSLTGNTGMASTTAYILLWILYINSGLNPLIYALFYPWFKMSVKHILTCKIFHQA; encoded by the coding sequence ATGGCCTATGAAACAGAGGATCATATGACTCAATACTGCTTTCCTGCCATCAACTCATCATGTATCAAAGGAATGCGCTCTACATATGAATAcaattttatgtttgtgtttttctcattactgtcagCATGGACTGTGTTTCTGAACCTGCTGGTGATCATCTCAATCTCTCACTTCAAAAAGCTTCACACTCCAACCAACCTGCTCATTCTCTCTCTAGCTGTGGCTGACATGCTTGTTGGACTTATTGTGATGCCCATAGAGGCTACTAGGCTCATTGAAACATGTTGGTACTTTGGAGACACTTTCTGTAGGCTATTTTTAACAATAATGGGACTTCTTTTCTCAGCATCTCTTGGTAATTTGGTTTTAATTGCTATTGATCGTTTTGTGGCTGTGTGTCACCCTTTATTGTACCCACAGAAAATAACCACAACTAAAACATTAATCATTGTCAGTCTTTGCTGGTTTTGCTCTTCAGCATATAACACTGCAATAGTTACGAGTATTTCACACAAGAAATATGCATGTTATGGAGAATGTACAATTATGATTACTTCTGACTGGACAGTCATTGATCTATTCTTTTCCTTCTTGATTCCTTGTACCATTATCATAACCTTATATTTGAGGATATTTTATGTTGCACATCAGCAAGTGAAAGTTATAAACTCACTGGTGAAGTGTGGAAAACATGTAAATGATGGTTTTGTGAAGAGGAAATCTGAaagaaaagctgctctgacattAGGAATAATTGTCACAATTTATCTAGTTTGCTGGATTCCCTTCTTTATTTTGTCTTTAACAGGAAATACAGGAATGGCTTCCACCACAGCCTATATTCTATTATGGATTTTGTATATTAACTCAGGTCTGAATCCTCTTATCTATGCTTTATTTTACCCCTGGTTTAAAATGTCAGTTAAACACATCTTAACTTGTAAAATATTTCACCAAgcataa
- the LOC132132849 gene encoding trace amine-associated receptor 13c-like, whose product MAYDTDDHEIHYCFPDINSSCIKGKRTSYDYYFMYMFFSLLSAGTVFLNLLVIISISHFKKLHTPTNLIILSLAVADMLVGLIVMPIQAIKLIETCWHFGDTVCRLFMLIMGLLLTASLSNVVLIAIDRFVAVCHPLQYPQKITMIRMLIIIFLCWFFSSAYNIAIVISISHRTDVCYGECIIMLTFEWRVIDLIFSFLFPCTLIIILHLRIFYVAQKQVKVINSLMKSGKFIMEGSVRRKSESKAALTLGIIVAIHLLCWIPYYILTLTENTAIPPNILYCLIWVLYVNSCVYPLIYALFYPWFRKSIKYILTFRICRPASSRVNIFTNQPS is encoded by the coding sequence ATGGCCTATGATACAGATGATCATGAGATTCATTACTGCTTTCCTGACATCAATTCATCATGTATCAAGGGAAAACGCACCAGTTATGATTACTATTTTATGTACATGTTTTTTTCACTTCTGTCAGCAGGTACTGTGTTTCTGAACCTGCTGGTGATCATCTCCATCTCTCACTTCAAGAAGCTTCACACTCCAACCAACCTGATCATTCTCTCTCTGGCTGTTGCTGATATGCTTGTTGGACTAATTGTCATGCCTATACAGGCCATCAAGTTGATTGAGACTTGCTGGCACTTCGGAGACACTGTCTGTAGACTGTTTATGTTAATCATGGGACTGCTTCTCACAGCATCCCTCAGTAATGTAGTTTTAATTGCCATTGATCGTTTTGTGGCTGTATGTCACCCTTTACAGTACCCACAGAAAATAACCATGATTAGAATGTTAATAATTATCTTTCTTTGCTGGTTTTTTTCTTCAGCTTATAATATTGCAATTGTAATAAGTATCTCACACAGAACAGATGTGTGTTATGGTGAATGTATTATTATGCTTACATTTGAATGGAGAgtaattgatttaatattttccTTCCTGTTTCCCTGTACCCTaatcataattttacatttaaggaTATTTTATGTTGCACAAAAGCAAGTGAAAGTCATAAACTCTCTAATGAAGAGTGGTAAATTTATAATGGAAGGTTCAGTAAGAAGGAAATCTGAGAGCAAAGCTGCTTTGACATTAGGAATCATTGTGGCAATTCATCTGCTTTGCTGGATTCCATACTATATCTTGACTCTAACTGAAAACACAGCAATCCCACCGAACATACTCTATTGTCTAATATGGGTCTTATATGTTAACTCATGTGTGTATCCTCTTATATATGCTTTATTTTACCCCTGGTTTAGAAAATCAATTAAATACATCTTAACTTTTAGAATATGTCGGCCAGCATCCTCTCGTGTCAATATTTTTACAAATCAACCTTCTTGA